GTTCCTTATTTCCtttaagtttgattttgggtatgatagagcattcgacagagttatggctcttcgacatagaaaaatttcagttatttgcagtttacgttcattttctttgtggatgtttccaagggaggggggcctaagtgttttacaaacatctcttgtttcaTGAGCGTTCAATCTAAACATAACGTtgatattcatacatgtagctgcaTAAAATACAGTTGCTGtttcttttatagtttattggTTGTGTTAGCTGTAAtgtcagattttgttttcattgttttaatccTATGTAATTAATTTCTTGTGTAATACAGGAGGGACTGGTTGTcctaaaatttgacaaattcaattgttcgtgtcgttagccacacacacagatatatatatatatatatatatatatatatatatatatatatatatatatatatataaaaaacaacTCTGAAAGTAGTTGTTAGTTTTCTTTTACATGAAATTAACAGAACTATAGACTGTAGTTTGTTGACACGCGCAAAGATCGAAACAAATCACAAAACCATGTCATTTTGTCAGACAGCACACAAACACAACTTTTGATTTCTGCTAAgtgtaatattgaattttctccACAAGAGATGAATGCAAATGCCTAAtaacaaagaggttgtctctgctGTCAATACTTAAACCACACGCTCCCCATAATttacagttgtcaatgtagcggaggaactgtccgtcctgatcaaGAATGTGAATTAATGTTGTATCTGTTGTCAGAATCCGACcttggctgtctgttgtgatgccaaCTGGGCGAAATTTATGGTAATTTAGAGCAGTATatgtaaaccggagtttcccgctTTGATTTACCACCACCACTGCACCACCATCATAATGAGCAACGCAAATATCGAAGTTCCTGTTCTCACAGATGTATAAAGTGTTGACAGAAGATGAAAAGAGTGGCTGTCCTTCGTCATTGAATTGAATACTCTGTATTTcagtggagccagagtaacgcactattttaatttgttcatttaTGTCTTGTATGTATTCATGAAATACCATGACAACAAGGAGATCACCAGACGTAATCCTGATTGAACAAAGAGCAATTAAATAATCAGAATTGAATCGTACCAATATGTCAACCATATTCTATGTCTTTGTATTTGATTGGTTCTTTCACACAGGTGGTGGAGAGGAACCAGCATCAGAGATCAGACGCCAGGGATTCCCGCATCAGGGAGTACTTCTACGGAGTCAAAATCAACGGCAAGGACTCGTTCTTCCCCCACCCCATGGACATCCCATTCAGCTCCGTCAAACTGTACAAAATCGGAGGTCAgctttgtgtttgtttttcacAAATAGACAATTACCGGTAATGAAAGAAGTTCTCTGggcattttttttagataacaaatacatgtatgttaatggCAACTTATTTAAGTTTTCTGCTATATTTTTCACTTTGCTTATGAAAAGGCAATTGTGAAATCATATTTAATTTAGATTGATTTTACTGAAAAGCATTATTGATagaataacaattttataagtAATAAGAGTGACCCACAGATGTAGCCTATAAAGTCATCATGTCAGAAATTGGGATGATAATAGTTGGGGTTGATTTGTTCTACACACAGCTAGTCAGAAAATGAGAGCATACAATGTACCTTTTTTATGACACATTCATTGAACTCTTGCTAGAAGTAGTTACATTGTATATCAGAAACAGATTGGTGTCAGAGTTATgtcaatgatttatttaaaaattaatgctaGAGAGTTTACATATGTTTATTTGATGTATTGAATATTGTAGCCCCTGCCTTACCTGATGCATGCCTACCTCTTGGAATGAAGTCACAGGACAACAAACTTAAACTAGTACCCATTAGACCAGGCAagtttattctttatttttcaaccaGTTTGGGGAGTGGGGTTTGGGcaatacattttacaaaatgcgAGGAAAGATAGCagttactgtaaacgtattatatttggcttgtacgatatttggcggaaaatagtttttgaataagttggcgtggatttgatTTAGCTATTattgaatgtgactattcttatacatatatgcatggcacttagcaatgtactttattttgCGGAAGCCTCATTCCTCCAAAAAAGCTAattagaatacacagccaaatgtaatacgttaACAGTAAATATTCAGCAAAGAAAGGatttcttaattataatttatgtaCTGTACATAaacctttataaaataaatttaagttAGACAAGATTAACTGACAATGAAGTCTTTCTACTTCGTCTCTTTATGACAGAACATAATCATTATGATAGGCAAACAAGTAATGGTAGGTTTTTGTCTTTGACAGGAATTAACATCCTTCACCATGTGTTCAGTGTCAGCTCAGCAGCCAGTGTAGAAGACAACGTCATAGAATCTAACACCCTTGGCCATGTTGTCATGTAAGTATTTggcatattttaaataaaggttTAATAAGTTAGTGAATCCATTGGAAACTCCTGTACACTTCATGTCCCTTAATGTAATTATGGTGTTAAGTAAACACATGATGTTATATGATAGAAACCcaaccaaacaaaacaaaagcaaaaatcGAGACgaaataaaaccaacaaaatagAACAAAAGCAACGAAATGGAATTAAACGAAAGAAAAATCTATTATGACTATTGACTACATACATTCTAACTTCGTTacctcgaactagatgggacttcaaaaacttcgagatatccaagTTTTCTAGATATTGAGGgtgaaatgcttaaaaaataagtggctgggacttacaaatcacttcgacatatccattgtattcgagatatcagtgatTGAGATATCAAAGGATAACTGTAccagtgaaaataaattaatcgaaataagattttaaacCATAAGTATAACAGcttgtatgtttcagattgccgttttaaattcttaagcaaaaattatatagaaaattaatgtaaataactCATACAGGTACCCTATTTCAGTATTGCAGTAATATGGGTAGTGTTTTCTATGCAACATTTAGTCTCAtgattaagtacatgtactactttcCTTTATACAAGTTATTATTGCTTACTAAAGCATACCAACATGTTTGTAaaaggtttatgaaattcatgtaATATATGTTGTGTTTTCCAGATCTGGTTTAGACACAGAAAAAGAAACTTTCAACATCTTGTCTCCTTCTCAGAACCCTCTCCCTAACGACATACTTCTCATATTGGATCTACAGTTTATGGACATAGAGATCTGATGTGTTCATGTGCATATGACTACATTGGATTTGAAACAGACACTGATATCTACTCTCAGCAATGTGTGTACAAAAAATTCACAAGTCTTGTTTTCAGAAACATAGACTTAAAATGCACTGATGCGACAGAAACAATGAGATGCCAGTGTTATACAAGGAGTGAGTAAACGACTGACAGATAAGTTGGATTGGTTTTATGATGAGAAAGACTTGCTGGCCATTGTATGGTTTTATATGGATGGAATACCATCTAGAATTGTGCTCTAAGAGTATATACTGTTTCGTGGTGTCTTGTGTATGAGTGTGACCTAAAGTTCAAGTGACATTTTATGCTGTTGCCACAGTGTATGACATTTAGTGAAACATTGGTTTgcatctatttttttaaacaaatgtcaaCATGTCAATTCATTGAAAGACATTCAAAATAcagtaaaaagaaaacatgtcgtgaaactacatgtaactgttatgTATGTTTTGCTATACTGGGAAGTGTATGACTCCAATAAAAATTCTATGATGAAAacttttgtatattttgtttaatgagAAACCCACATGTGAGCAGGAATACGCAAGGTTTTTCTTCTTGATGCTTTTTGAGTGATCTAATCAACTTAGACTCATTGTCAAATatgacaatttcaaaattatagttatcatctgataaaatgctttttataaAACACACAGGAcctctgttgttttattttttcagtggAATGACAAGTTTCGCTTAAAATCCTTGTCCTTTCTTAACTTAGATATCTCTAGAAcaggaaaaaaaacttttgtacAAAAAGACACTATtctaaattttgagaaaatatattcaatttaataattttatgtattaatgaagaatttgagaaatgaccttgcctattcaaaatgaatttaatgccTGAAAACACAGCTCAGGGGTCATAGAAATTAATTAGGTATtgaataagattttatttgattaCGTGTACCTGTCCAGGGAGCTGTATTATTGTGGAAACTCTAGGGTTTGATTACTAgtattaaacattttgaaacaatAGAAACTGTGttatatgttgtaaaatttgtaaactTAGGTCAGATTCATTAAAGAATTGGTATGTTCCTTATTTCCtttaagtttgattttgggtatgatagagcattcgacagagttatggctcttcgacatagaaaaatttcagttatttgcagtttacgttcattttctttgtggatgtttccaagggaggggggcctaagtgttttacaaacatctcttgtttcaTGAGCGTTCAATCTAAACATAACGTtgatattcatacatgtagctgcaTAAAATACAGTTGCTGtttcttttatagtttattggTTGTGTTAGCTGTAAtgtcagattttgttttcattgttttaatccTATGTAATTAATTTCTTGTGTAATACAGGAGGGACTGGTTGTcctaaaatttgacaaattcaattgttcgtgtcgttagccacacacacagatatatatatatatatatatatatatatatatatatatatatatatatatatatatatatatatatatatatatatatatatatatatatatatatatataaaaaacaacTCTGAAAGTAGTTGTTAGTTTTCTTTTACATGAAATTAACAGAACTATAGACTGTAGTTTGTTGACACGCGCAAAGATCGAAACAAATCACAAAACCATGTCATTTTGTCAGACAGCACACAAACACAACTTTTGATTTCTGCTAAgtgtaatattgaattttctccACAAGAGATGAATGCAAATGCCTAAtaacaaagaggttgtctctgctGTCAATACTTAAACCACACGCTCCCCATAATttacagttgtcaatgtagcggaggaactgtccgtcctgatcaaGAATGTGAATTAATGTTGTATCTGTTGTCAGAATCCGACcttggctgtctgttgtgatgccaaCTGGGCGAAATTTATGGTAATTTAGAGCAGTATatgtaaaccggagtttcccgctTTGATTTACCACCACCACTGCACCACCATCATAATGAGCAACGCAAATATCGAAGTTCCTGTTCTCACAGATGTATAAAGTGTTGACAGAAGATGAAAAGAGTGGCTGTCCTTCGTCATTGAATTGAATACTCTGTATTTcagtggagccagagtaacgcactattttaatttgttcatttaTGTCTTGTATGTATTCATGAAATACCATGACAACAAGGAGATCACCAGACGTAATCCTGATTGAACAAAGAGCAATTAAATAATCAGAATTGAATCGTACCAATATGTCAACCATATTCTATGTCTTTGTATTTGATTGGTTCTTTCACACAGGTGGTGGAGAGGAACCAGCATCAGAGATCAGACGCCAGGGATTCCCGCATCAGGGAGTACTTCTACGGAGTCAAAATCAACGGCAAGGACTCGTTCTTCCCCCACCCCATGGACATCCCATTCAGCTCCGTCAAACTGTACAAAATCGGAGGTCAgctttgtgtttgtttttcacAAATAGACAATTACCGGTAATGAAAGAAGTTCTCTGggcattttttttagataacaaatacatgtatgttaatggCAACTTATTTAAGTTTTCTGCTATATTTTTCACTTTGCTTATGAAAAGGCAATTGTGAAATCATATTTAATTTAGATTGATTTTACTGAAAAGCATTATTGATagaataacaattttataagtAATAAGAGTGACCCACAGATGTAGCCTATAAAGTCATCATGTCAGAAATTGGGATGATAATAGTTGGGGTTGATTTGTTCTACACACAGCTAGTCAGAAAATGAGAGCATACAATGTACCTTTTTTATGACACATTCATTGAACTCTTGCTAGAAGTAGTTACATTGTATATCAGAAACAGATTGGTGTCAGAGTTATgtcaatgatttatttaaaaattaatgctaGAGAGTTTACATATGTTTATTTGATGTATTGAATATTGTAGCCCCTGCCTTACCTGATGCATGCCTACCTCTTGGAATGAAGTCACAGGACAACAAACTTAAACTAGTACCCATTAGACCAGGCAagtttattctttatttttcaaccaGTTTGGGGAGTGGGGTTTGGGcaatacattttacaaaatgcgAGGAAAGATAGCagttactgtaaacgtattatatttggcttgtacgatatttggcggaaaatagtttttgaataagttggcgtggatttgatTTAGCTATTattgaatgtgactattcttatacatatatgcatggcacttagcaatgtactttattttgCGGAAGCCTCATTCCTCCAAAAAAGCTAattagaatacacagccaaatgtaatacgttaACAGTAAATATTCAGCAAAGAAAGGatttcttaattataatttatgtaCTGTACATAaacctttataaaataaatttaagttAGACAAGATTAACTGACAATGAAGTCTTTCTACTTCGTCTCTTTATGACAGAACATAATCATTATGATAGGCAAACAAGTAATGGTAGGTTTTTGTCTTTGACAGGAATTAACATCCTTCACCATGTGTTCAGTGTCAGCTCAGCAGCCAGTGTAGAAGACAACGTCATAGAATCTAACACCCTTGGCCATGTTGTCATGTAAGTATTTggcatattttaaataaaggttTAATAAGTTAGTGAATCCATTGGAAACTCCTGTACACTTCATGTCCCTTAATGTAATTATGGTGTTAAGTAAACACATGATGTTATATGATAGAAACCcaaccaaacaaaacaaaagcaaaaatcGAGACgaaataaaaccaacaaaatagAACAAAAGCAACGAAATGGAATTAAACGAAAGAAAAATCTATTATGACTATTGACTACATACATTCTAACTTCGTTacctcgaactagatgggacttcaaaaacttcgagatatccaagTTTTCTAGATATTGAGGgtgaaatgcttaaaaaataagtggctgggacttacaaatcacttcgacatatccattgtattcgagatatcagtgatTGAGATATCAAAGGATAACTGTAccagtgaaaataaattaatcgaaataagattttaaacCATAAGTATAACAGcttgtatgtttcagattgccgttttaaattcttaagcaaaaattatatagaaaattaatgtaaataactCATACAGGTACCCTATTTCAGTATTGCAGTAATATGGGTAGTGTTTTCTATGCAACATTTAGTCTCAtgattaagtacatgtactactttcCTTTATACAAGTTATTATTGCTTACTAAAGCATACCAACATGTTTGTAaaaggtttatgaaattcatgtaATATATGTTGTGTTTTCCAGATCTGGTTTAGACACAGAAAAAGAAACTTTCAACATCTTGTCTCCTTCTCAGAACCCTCTCCCTAACGACATACTTCTCATATTGGATCTACAGTTTATGGACATAGAGATCTGATGTGTTCATGTGCATATGACTACATTGGATTTGAAACAGACACTGATATCTACTCTCAGCAATGTGTGTACAAAAAATTCACAAGTCTTGTTTTCAGAAACATAGACTTAAAATGCACTGATGCGACAGAAACAATGAGATGCCAGTGTTATACAAGGAGTGAGTAAACGACTGACAGATAAGTTGGATTGGTTTTATGATGAGAAAGACTTGCTGGCCATTGTATGGTTTTATATGGATGGAATACCATCTAGAATTGTGCTTTAAGAGTATATACTGTTTCGTGGTGTCTTGTGTATGAGTGTGACCTAAAGTTCAAGTGACATTTTATGCTGTTGCCACAGTGTATGACATTTAGTGAAACATTGGTTTgcatctatttttttaaacaaatgtcaaCATGTCAATTCATTGAAAGACATTCAAAATAcagtaaaaagaaaacatgtcgtgaaagtacatgtaactgttatgTATGTTTTGCTATACTGGGAAGTGTAAGACTCCAATAAAAATTCTATGATGAAAacttttgtatattttgtttaatgagAAACCCACATGTGAGCAGGAATACGCAAGGTTTTTCTTCTTGATGCTTTTTGAGTGATCTAATCAACTTAGACTCATTGTCAAATatgacaatttcaaaattatagttatcatctgataaaatgctttttataaAACACACAGGAcctctgttgttttattttttcagtggAATGACAAGTTTCGCTTAAAATCCTTGTCCTTTCTTAACTTAGATATCTCTAGAAcaggaaaaaaaacttttgtacAAAAAGACACTATtctaaattttgagaaaatatattcaatttaataattttatgtattaatgaagaatttgagaaatgaccttgcctattcaaaatgaatttaatgccTGAAAACACAGCTCAGGGGTCATAGAAATTAATTAGGTATtgaataagattttatttgattaCGTGTACCTGTCCAGGGAGCTGTATTATTGTGGAAACTCTAGGGTTTGATTACTAgtattaaacattttgaaacaatAGAAACTGTGttatatgttgtaaaatttgtaaactTAGGTCAGATTCATTAAAGAATTGGTATGTTCCTTATTTCCtttaagtttgattttgggtatgatagagcattcgacagagttatggctcttcgacatagaaaaatttcagttatttgcagtttacgttcattttctttgtggatgtttccaagggaggggggcctaagtgttttacaaacatctcttgtttcaTGAGCGTTCAATCTAAACATAACGTtgatattcatacatgtagctgcaTAAAATACAGTTGCTGtttcttttatagtttattggTTGTGTTAGCTGTAAtgtcagattttgttttcattgttttaatccTATGTAATTAATTTCTTGTGTAATACAGGAGGGACTGGTTGTcctaaaatttgacaaattcaattgttcgtgtcgttagccacacacacagatatatatatatatatatatatatatatatatatatatatatatatatatatatatatatatatatatatatatatatatatatatatataaaaaacaacTCTGAAAGTAGTTGTTAGTTTTCTTTTACATGAAATTAACAGAACTATAGACTGTAGTTTGTTGACACGCGCAAAGATCGAAACAAATCACAAAACCATGTCATTTTGTCAGACAGCACACAAACACAACTTTTGATTTCTGCTAAgtgtaatattgaattttctccACAAGAGATGAATGCAAATGCCTAAtaacaaagaggttgtctctgctGTCAATACTTAAACCACACGCTCCCCATAATttacagttgtcaatgtagcggaggaactgtccgtcctgatcaaGAATGTGAATTAATGTTGTATCTGTTGTCAGAATCCGACcttggctgtctgttgtgatgccaaCTGGGCGAAATTTATGGTAATTTAGAGCAGTATatgtaaaccggagtttcccgctTTGATTTACCACCACCACTGCACCACCATCATAATGAGCAACGCAAATATCGAAGTTCCTGTTCTCACAGATGTATAAAGTGTTGACAGAAGATGAAAAGAGTGGCTGTCCTTCGTCATTGAATTGAATACTCTGTATTTcagtggagccagagtaacgcactattttaatttgttcatttaTGTCTTGTATGTATTCATGAAATACCATGACAACAAGGAGATCACCAGACGAGGTACAACATAAATTGAAGGGTTTCCACCCTTGTAGTTTGACCACAGTCTGTATCTGGGTATCTTTCACTACATTTACTGTGTCATCAGAACGATCAGTATAGACTATCTCTCCATCTTTTGTTACCGCTATGTCTGATGGTATTTCCCCCGACTTGGGTTGGATCGACTGTAATAATTCTCCATGAAGGTTGaagattttcaaatgtttatccGTAGTCAATATTTTGTCATCATCTAAACAAACAACACTATAAAGATAGCCGATTCCTGTGTCTATAGTTGTAAGAATTACGGGTTCATCTAGTAGTTGTCTGCTTGAGGGAGAGTTTGAATGGGCACCAGGGGACACAATTGTATGGAAGCGTTCTTGTGTTGTAACAGAGGAAGCTGACAGGGTACCAAACGTTTCGCGCAAGTCAGTCTTATTAGTGAGCAAAGTTGGGAAGAAAAAAACGAGTTTTCGAGGTAGTTTTTTAAATTCGCAATTTCTGGATTTGTATTCAGATACAAGACAAGCATCACTGGAGTCAAGAACCCTCTTCAATTCAACAATGCTTTTTGTCATATCGGTAATACTATGTTTGATTTCTTCTTCCTGTTTATTTAAAGCAGTCTCGATTTCGGAGTGTGTTCGATAAATTTCTAATTTCATCTCATTTATCATTGCGTCTATTTTATTGTGCCATTCTTTTCCCCGTTTGTCCAGACATGATCTCAACCTCtcggaatttttattcatttcagaCTTCTGATCTGTGATTTCAGATGCTATCTCTTGATATATGGGATAAATGTTATTTTCCAACTCTTCTAAATCTTTTCTCAACAATTTTTTCTTGCTTTCCAGTAAAGTCAAAATGTCTATTAAATTGTGAGTCTGATGCTTTTTAGAGGAAACACACCGTGAACAAATAGGAATGTTACACTCGTCACAGTGAAGTTCACACAGTTTTCTGGTATGTTTTGAACATTTAGGATAATTTGGAGTAGATCTTTGTTTGATAGGCAACACTCTGTGTTCTTTAGTTTCATCCAAGAGATGTTCTCCAGCACAAGTCTTG
The window above is part of the Magallana gigas chromosome 10, xbMagGiga1.1, whole genome shotgun sequence genome. Proteins encoded here:
- the LOC136272134 gene encoding polyribonucleotide 5'-hydroxyl-kinase Clp1-like gives rise to the protein MSLYLIGSFTQVVERNQHQRSDARDSRIREYFYGVKINGKDSFFPHPMDIPFSSVKLYKIGAPALPDACLPLGMKSQDNKLKLVPIRPGINILHHVFSVSSAASVEDNVIESNTLGHVVISGLDTEKETFNILSPSQNPLPNDILLILDLQFMDIEI